One Sporomusaceae bacterium ACPt DNA window includes the following coding sequences:
- the yidC2 gene encoding Membrane protein insertase YidC 2: MDFLSNIMQSALTFFYNLTAGMGFASYGLAIILLTIAIKAILYPLTVKQVKSMKAMQEIQPKMKELQEKYKGNPEKLNKELAILYKEAGVNPLAGCLPLLVQMPFLISIFFAIRDYHYVQQPPSFLWMTDLAQPDHTYILPVLSALTTYIQQKQTTSEMNQQAKMMMVFMPLFIGYISLNFPGGLVLYWVVSNLFQIGQQWFMYRNDPAVVRKEAR, encoded by the coding sequence TTGGATTTTTTAAGCAATATTATGCAAAGCGCGTTGACATTCTTTTATAATTTGACAGCTGGTATGGGCTTTGCAAGTTATGGCTTAGCCATAATTCTTTTGACTATTGCCATTAAAGCTATTTTGTATCCGCTTACTGTCAAACAAGTAAAGTCAATGAAAGCTATGCAGGAAATTCAGCCCAAAATGAAAGAATTGCAGGAAAAATATAAAGGTAATCCGGAAAAACTTAATAAAGAGTTGGCTATCTTGTATAAAGAAGCCGGTGTTAATCCGCTGGCCGGATGTTTGCCGCTCCTTGTGCAAATGCCGTTTTTGATTTCCATTTTCTTTGCTATCCGCGACTACCATTATGTTCAGCAGCCGCCAAGTTTTTTGTGGATGACAGATTTGGCCCAGCCTGACCATACATATATTTTGCCGGTACTGTCAGCACTTACTACATATATTCAACAAAAGCAGACTACTTCGGAAATGAATCAGCAAGCCAAAATGATGATGGTATTCATGCCGCTGTTTATCGGCTATATTAGCTTGAATTTCCCGGGTGGCTTGGTTCTTTATTGGGTAGTCAGCAATCTTTTCCAGATTGGTCAGCAGTGGTTTATGTACAGGAATGATCCTGCGGTTGTTCGTAAGGAGGCACGCTAA
- the yidD gene encoding Putative membrane protein insertion efficiency factor, translating to MKKIVTVMIIGAIKFYRLFISPLKPPSCRFIPTCSEYALMAIEKYGVAHGVIMAVRRILRCHPFHPGGYDPV from the coding sequence ATGAAAAAAATAGTTACTGTAATGATTATTGGCGCTATTAAGTTTTACCGGTTATTTATTTCACCGCTAAAACCGCCGAGTTGCCGGTTTATACCTACATGCTCTGAGTATGCGCTAATGGCTATCGAAAAATATGGGGTAGCCCACGGCGTGATCATGGCTGTGCGGCGTATTTTGCGCTGTCATCCTTTTCATCCTGGTGGGTATGATCCTGTTTAA